One segment of Phycisphaerae bacterium DNA contains the following:
- a CDS encoding tetratricopeptide repeat protein produces the protein MIDVAALIREGKIQQAETELSQSQAESANNPQWHFARGRLLEAKGQGGDAVAAYEKALSMDPNHQEAMFALAFYLDLHGADDEAVKYYEALAAKTPVHVNALINLAVIYEDRGRYEDALRCIDRVLAEHPNHQRARMFAKDIESSMDMYYDENQERSRQKRNAILDTPIADFELSVRSRNCLRKMNINSLGDLLRISEAELLAYKNFGETSLNEIKAMLAQKGLRLGQLKEEAIRSTRPAPRRQLPEGSPDVLNKYLSEIEFSSRSRKCLQRLNLVTLGDLIMRTEAELLATKNFGQTSLNEIKAKLAEFGVSLRKPE, from the coding sequence TGTCGCCGCTTTGATCCGCGAGGGCAAGATCCAACAAGCCGAGACCGAACTGAGCCAGAGCCAGGCGGAATCCGCTAACAATCCGCAATGGCATTTCGCCCGCGGGCGGCTTCTGGAAGCCAAGGGACAGGGGGGGGATGCCGTGGCCGCCTACGAGAAGGCGCTCAGCATGGACCCCAATCACCAGGAGGCGATGTTTGCCCTGGCCTTCTACCTCGACTTGCACGGTGCGGATGATGAAGCCGTCAAGTACTACGAGGCCCTGGCCGCCAAGACGCCTGTCCATGTGAACGCGCTGATCAATCTGGCGGTGATTTACGAGGATCGCGGGCGATATGAGGACGCCCTCCGCTGCATCGATCGCGTCTTGGCGGAGCACCCCAATCACCAGCGGGCCCGCATGTTCGCGAAGGACATCGAGAGCTCGATGGACATGTACTATGACGAGAACCAGGAGCGCAGCCGCCAGAAGCGCAATGCGATCCTCGACACCCCGATCGCGGATTTCGAACTCAGCGTCCGCAGCCGTAACTGCCTCCGCAAGATGAACATCAACTCGCTTGGCGATCTGCTGCGCATTAGTGAGGCGGAACTGCTGGCCTACAAGAACTTCGGTGAGACCTCGCTCAACGAGATCAAGGCCATGCTTGCCCAGAAGGGGCTGCGGCTGGGCCAGCTCAAGGAGGAGGCCATTCGCTCCACTCGCCCGGCCCCGCGTCGCCAGCTTCCGGAGGGTTCCCCGGATGTGCTCAACAAGTACCTGTCCGAGATCGAGTTCTCCAGCCGGTCGCGCAAGTGCCTCCAGCGGCTGAATCTGGTCACCCTGGGCGACCTGATCATGCGGACCGAGGCAGAGCTTCTGGCGACCAAGAATTTCGGCCAGACCTCCTTGAACGAAATCAAGGCCAAGTTGGCGGAGTTTGGCGTCAGCCTCCGCAAACCGGAGTAG
- a CDS encoding SpoIID/LytB domain-containing protein, which produces MCCLATLGLWVLLGAGCHQTPGTAPAGAASRPAEAVPEPIDRQIRVLLLEGTPACSVSSDEAFDLIDPAAGTHFGQGEGGKPLGVVFEGQRIRVPSLQLDLADEVVDLVPRGLEPIGIQVNGKVQYYRGWIRFTRTGDNAGAVTNVVDIEDYLIAVVDAELPRRFHQETFRAQAIAARTYAWYHKQTAGKKRSWDVRATERSQVYRGIGRSPHGSPAAEAVYDTRGLVCAWDAPEGERIFCTYYSSACGGTTASAAAINGREDAQIPPLAGNVQCDFCRNAPDRSWGPVALGKTVITESLRGRYPRFRAIGPIERIEVAEATPAGRAARYRCIDGQDREVEIEAENLRLTLDPTGREIRSTCFVLANNGSECVFQEGRGLGHGVGLCQYGADALARQGMKASQILKLYYPSSRVRRAY; this is translated from the coding sequence ATGTGTTGTCTCGCCACACTGGGATTGTGGGTACTCCTCGGCGCGGGCTGTCATCAGACACCCGGGACGGCACCTGCCGGCGCGGCTTCACGTCCCGCGGAGGCGGTTCCCGAGCCTATCGACCGGCAGATCCGCGTCCTTTTGCTGGAGGGCACGCCCGCGTGTTCGGTCAGCTCGGACGAAGCGTTCGATCTGATTGACCCTGCCGCAGGTACCCATTTCGGCCAGGGCGAAGGGGGCAAGCCGCTCGGCGTCGTGTTTGAGGGTCAACGGATTCGCGTGCCATCACTGCAACTCGACTTGGCCGACGAAGTCGTTGATTTGGTGCCCCGCGGCCTGGAGCCCATCGGGATCCAGGTCAACGGCAAGGTCCAGTACTATCGCGGCTGGATCCGGTTCACGCGGACCGGCGACAACGCCGGTGCGGTCACCAATGTCGTTGACATCGAAGACTACCTCATCGCCGTCGTGGATGCCGAACTTCCGCGGCGATTCCATCAGGAGACGTTTCGAGCCCAGGCCATCGCGGCTCGGACGTACGCCTGGTATCACAAGCAGACCGCGGGTAAGAAGCGCTCGTGGGACGTGAGGGCGACGGAGCGATCGCAGGTATACCGCGGGATCGGCCGGAGTCCACACGGGTCTCCTGCCGCGGAGGCGGTTTACGACACCCGTGGTCTGGTCTGTGCCTGGGATGCACCCGAGGGCGAGCGGATCTTCTGCACATACTACTCCTCCGCCTGTGGCGGGACGACCGCTTCGGCAGCCGCCATCAATGGGCGGGAAGACGCCCAGATCCCGCCCCTGGCCGGCAATGTGCAGTGCGATTTCTGCCGAAACGCGCCCGATCGTTCCTGGGGACCGGTTGCACTCGGCAAAACGGTGATCACCGAGTCGCTTCGCGGCCGATATCCCCGTTTTCGGGCCATCGGTCCCATCGAGCGCATCGAGGTGGCCGAGGCAACTCCCGCCGGGCGAGCCGCGAGGTACCGGTGCATCGACGGCCAGGATCGCGAGGTCGAGATCGAGGCCGAAAACCTGCGGCTGACCCTCGACCCCACCGGACGCGAGATCCGCAGCACCTGCTTCGTTCTCGCCAACAACGGCTCTGAGTGCGTGTTCCAGGAGGGACGCGGTTTGGGGCACGGCGTCGGCTTGTGTCAGTATGGCGCAGACGCCTTGGCTCGCCAGGGG